The proteins below are encoded in one region of Triticum aestivum cultivar Chinese Spring chromosome 1B, IWGSC CS RefSeq v2.1, whole genome shotgun sequence:
- the LOC123085810 gene encoding 2'-deoxymugineic-acid 2'-dioxygenase, whose translation MGLLSDTPVHHAVPDEYVLPPEKRPETDEFVDPTVTLPVIDLAAGRGRHLVVNEIIKAGKEFGFFQVVNHGVRDEVVGAFRSAAAEFFAMPAEEKLPYYSDDLTKPFRVDTSTTYVLDRSSGGRYWRDYLQLQCFPVDRYSQDWPAEPAAFVPSLAAYAKAVQTLAATLLGLIAEGLGLEESFFRGELTGGGTLMNVNWYPPCPDPSLTLGLLPHCDRPLLTVLSQGDVSGLQAKHKGRWIAVQPVPNTFVINFGHLMEIVTNGLLQSVEHRAVTNSSAARLSVVTIMLPNMDCRIEPAPALVTEGEQAKFRPFLFREFNEAYAAAAANREDVLQRFRIHPAGTME comes from the exons ATGGGGCTGCTGTCCGACACCCCGGTGCACCACGCCGTGCCGGACGAGTACGTCCTGCCGCCGGAGAAGCGCCCCGAAACCGACGAGTTCGTGGATCCCACCGTCACCCTGCCTGTCAtcgacctcgccgccggccgcgGCCGCCACCTCGTCGTCAACGAGATCATCAAGGCCGGCAAAGAGTTCGGCTTCTTCcag GTTGTGAACCATGGCGTGCGCGACGAGGTGGTCGGGGCGTTCCGGTCCGCGGCGGCGGAGTTCTTCGCGATGCCGGCGGAGGAGAAGCTCCCCTACTACTCCGATGACCTCACCAAACCGTTCCGCGTGGACACTAGCACCACCTACGTCCTCGACCGTAGCAGCGGCGGTCGGTACTGGCGCGACTACCTCCAGCTGCAGTGCTTCCCCGTTGACAGGTACTCGCAGGACTGGCCGGCCGAGCCAGCCGCCTTCGTGCCAAGCCTGGCCGCGTACGCCAAAGCAGTGCAGACGCTGGCCGCAACGTTGCTCGGGCTCATCGCCGAGGGGCTCGGGCTGGAGGAGAGCTTCTTCCgcggcgagctcaccggcggcgGCACGCTGATGAACGTGAACTGGTACCCGCCGTGCCCGGACCCGAGCCTGACGCTGGGCCTGCTGCCGCACTGCGACCGACCACTCCTGACCGTGCTGTCGCAGGGCGACGTCAGCGGCCTCCAGGCCAAGCACAAGGGCCGGTGGATCGCCGTGCAGCCCGTCCCAAACACTTTCGTCATCAACTTCGGCCACCTGATGGAG ATCGTGACCAACGGGTTGCTTCAGAGCGTAGAGCACCGGGCAGTGACCAACTCCAGTGCGGCGAGGTTGTCGGTGGTGACCATCATGTTGCCGAACATGGACTGCCGCATCGAGCCCGCGCCAGCGCTGGTGACCGAGGGGGAGCAGGCCAAGTTCAGGCCGTTCCTCTTCCGAGAGTTCAACGAGGCGTACGCCGCCGCTGCAGCCAACCGGGAGGACGTGCTCCAGCGCTTTAGGATCCACCCTGCTGGTACAATGGAGTGA